One region of Spiroplasma culicicola AES-1 genomic DNA includes:
- a CDS encoding ABC transporter ATP-binding protein, translated as MILQVKNVCKEYKKNTPVLKNISFNLKKGESIGLVGANGCGKTTLVEIIAGIIEPTAGNIKWSDQENSSKNIGLQFQKSNWPAGTKIKDIFNFLVGTNWVNDEYINQLIDVFELRDLIKRKISYCSGGQQQRFNCLLSMVKNPELLILDELITGLDLKMQIKIVNFINEWRKIKGATIINVSHIPEEIEQVCDRVILLKKGEVFLDDSIKNIKEKNGSLRKMLMDFYQNEK; from the coding sequence ATGATATTACAAGTGAAAAATGTATGTAAAGAATATAAAAAAAATACACCAGTTCTTAAAAATATTAGTTTTAATCTGAAAAAAGGTGAATCAATTGGACTGGTTGGGGCTAATGGATGTGGTAAAACTACTTTAGTTGAAATTATTGCTGGAATAATTGAACCTACAGCGGGAAACATAAAGTGAAGTGATCAAGAAAATAGCTCTAAAAATATTGGTTTACAATTTCAAAAAAGTAATTGACCAGCGGGTACAAAAATAAAAGATATTTTTAATTTTCTAGTTGGAACTAATTGAGTAAATGACGAGTACATAAATCAATTAATTGATGTATTTGAATTAAGAGATTTAATTAAAAGAAAAATTTCTTATTGTTCAGGAGGCCAACAACAAAGATTTAATTGTCTTTTATCAATGGTTAAAAATCCAGAACTATTAATTCTAGATGAATTAATTACTGGATTGGATTTAAAAATGCAAATTAAAATAGTTAATTTTATTAATGAATGAAGAAAAATAAAAGGAGCTACAATAATAAACGTATCACACATTCCAGAAGAAATTGAGCAAGTGTGTGACAGGGTTATTTTGTTAAAAAAAGGTGAAGTTTTTCTTGATGATTCAATTAAAAATATAAAAGAAAAAAATGGAAGTTTAAGAAAGATGCTAATGGATTTTTATCAAAATGAAAAATAA
- a CDS encoding endo-beta-N-acetylglucosaminidase — translation MKKLLKLILAQSIVLTSTLTVISCNIGTVSSRPYLSSLPDYDWVNDPSGDGYEYIFDSSDMQLKENDLKNIEMININQFNSGNIDDIFNYDNYSTGYKTKNAIKKQGVTGAPIVKTYRPNGNMWSDYGISSASRRYEYINSVLDWNNNDLDSEYNVATTDLKNRNFVARSSTSDQQGQVFYNRLQNKPNSNSSIVGSKKPYNAVPASFSYIHNLVGWGSTYSNLGWMSPPHADLTEQLHKNGIPSYGLLYLSGWEDVTKEKLKTMFELDAEGNFKIVDVLIEQCLKFNFDGWFINDEANGGGPNGSVINQEDMYKIINQFNKKATEIKKEQNKSLNIIYYKNRNSVDLSGSLGGDPTTTLKAIDGTTTGFGENSVNNTLFQMDFNRQYPGYEKQFFDLKADLGPTFKNRIYAMFNEEKNNLGIGNNDLRKYLYKLKNVYGDQNYEMSFDLSEDPAYSLTSYDSNSATHRYANDIFNYLESKNKLFSSKDKTINNWLKANIISNQYSIYQFSGYNGYLSNGDTGYEQFWQNYNEETNEKEFEDIVWNTLKDNSYSNDVSLLDVIAFDPRIDLQSLKPNNQIDFEKNPQYIFNKESGKYDYSYGIGNLFKEMTVITDTSLDENSWNEQKVDFDELTTNFSTGVGTQFVSRNEEGQIESSFKNYPWSNARISDVAPTFQWDFSKDTVSQNSIKTLTNDGIEYRSKITDNGQLNVYYDYYDVYKKGNSLSIGNGYDFNKNEGKVKEGIWEQGTYKLNLMGANLQENNYDISFVVKSSDTNNIAEQTKIMVTTQNGDVKVLDSKTKELADNWVRISANANELENINANNRISKIGLQIDNSIGENNFKFNIGEFAIKNNSNKYKEEDVDFDITAFSSDFTIKRKGSYNTNLRFSWEVNGSSAIDYYEIYIFYNEKWYRIGETTQNRYFLHNIDLNENSKIGIMPKFKNNDIKKLFISKN, via the coding sequence ATGAAAAAATTATTAAAATTAATCCTTGCACAATCAATTGTACTCACTTCAACTCTAACTGTTATTTCATGTAATATTGGAACTGTTAGTTCTCGCCCTTATTTATCAAGTTTACCAGATTATGATTGGGTCAATGACCCATCTGGTGATGGCTATGAATATATTTTTGATTCAAGTGATATGCAATTAAAAGAAAATGATTTAAAAAATATAGAAATGATAAATATTAATCAATTTAATTCGGGAAATATTGATGATATTTTTAATTATGATAATTATTCAACAGGATATAAAACAAAAAATGCTATTAAAAAACAAGGAGTAACTGGAGCACCAATTGTAAAAACTTATAGACCAAATGGGAATATGTGATCAGATTATGGTATTTCTTCAGCTTCTAGAAGATATGAGTATATCAATTCTGTTCTAGATTGAAATAATAATGATTTAGATTCTGAATATAATGTTGCAACAACTGATTTAAAAAACAGAAATTTTGTTGCTAGATCAAGTACTTCAGATCAACAAGGACAAGTTTTTTATAATCGCTTACAAAATAAACCAAATTCAAATAGTTCAATTGTTGGTTCAAAAAAACCGTATAATGCAGTACCAGCTTCATTTTCATATATTCATAATTTAGTTGGTTGAGGAAGTACATATTCAAATTTAGGTTGAATGTCGCCTCCACATGCTGATTTAACAGAGCAATTACATAAGAATGGTATTCCATCATACGGTCTGTTATATTTATCTGGATGAGAAGATGTTACAAAAGAAAAATTAAAAACAATGTTTGAGTTAGATGCAGAAGGAAATTTTAAAATTGTGGATGTTTTAATAGAACAATGTTTAAAATTTAATTTTGATGGATGATTTATTAATGATGAAGCTAATGGTGGAGGACCAAATGGTTCTGTTATTAATCAAGAAGATATGTATAAAATAATTAATCAATTTAATAAAAAAGCTACTGAAATTAAAAAAGAACAAAATAAATCGTTGAATATTATTTATTATAAAAATAGAAATTCAGTTGATTTAAGTGGTTCTTTAGGGGGAGATCCCACAACTACATTAAAAGCAATTGATGGAACAACTACTGGGTTTGGAGAAAACTCAGTAAATAATACTTTATTTCAAATGGACTTTAATAGACAATATCCTGGATATGAAAAACAATTTTTTGATTTAAAAGCTGATTTAGGTCCAACATTTAAAAATAGAATTTATGCAATGTTTAATGAAGAAAAAAATAATTTAGGTATTGGTAATAATGATTTGCGAAAATATTTATATAAACTAAAAAATGTTTATGGAGATCAAAATTATGAAATGTCATTTGATTTATCAGAAGACCCTGCATATTCACTAACATCATATGATAGTAACTCAGCAACACATAGATATGCAAATGATATTTTCAATTATTTAGAATCAAAAAATAAGTTATTTAGTTCAAAAGACAAAACAATAAATAATTGATTAAAGGCAAACATTATTTCAAATCAATATAGTATTTATCAATTTAGTGGCTATAACGGTTATTTATCAAATGGTGATACTGGTTATGAGCAATTTTGACAAAATTATAATGAAGAAACAAATGAAAAAGAATTTGAAGATATTGTTTGAAATACTCTTAAAGATAATTCATACAGCAATGATGTTAGCTTACTTGATGTGATTGCTTTTGATCCTAGAATAGATTTACAATCTTTAAAACCAAATAATCAAATTGATTTTGAAAAAAATCCACAATATATTTTTAATAAAGAAAGTGGAAAGTATGATTACAGCTATGGTATTGGTAATTTATTTAAAGAAATGACAGTTATTACTGATACTTCTCTTGATGAAAATAGTTGAAATGAGCAAAAAGTTGATTTTGATGAATTAACAACAAATTTTTCAACTGGAGTTGGAACACAATTTGTCTCAAGAAATGAAGAAGGGCAAATAGAATCTTCATTTAAAAATTATCCATGATCAAATGCAAGGATTAGTGATGTGGCACCAACATTTCAATGAGATTTCTCAAAAGATACAGTAAGTCAAAATAGTATTAAGACTTTAACTAATGATGGAATTGAATACAGAAGTAAAATAACAGATAATGGACAATTAAATGTTTATTATGATTATTATGATGTTTATAAAAAAGGAAATTCTTTATCAATTGGAAATGGATATGATTTTAATAAAAATGAAGGAAAGGTCAAAGAAGGTATTTGAGAGCAAGGCACTTATAAATTAAATTTAATGGGTGCTAACCTTCAAGAAAATAATTATGACATTAGTTTTGTTGTTAAAAGTAGTGATACAAATAACATTGCCGAACAAACTAAAATAATGGTTACTACTCAAAATGGGGACGTTAAAGTTTTAGATTCTAAAACAAAAGAACTTGCAGATAATTGAGTTAGAATAAGCGCTAATGCAAATGAATTAGAAAATATAAATGCTAATAATCGTATTTCTAAAATAGGACTGCAAATTGATAATTCTATTGGTGAAAATAACTTCAAATTTAATATTGGAGAATTTGCAATTAAAAATAATAGTAATAAATATAAAGAAGAAGATGTTGATTTTGATATCACAGCCTTTAGTTCTGATTTTACAATAAAAAGAAAAGGCTCTTATAATACAAATTTAAGATTTTCATGAGAAGTAAATGGTAGTTCTGCAATTGATTACTATGAAATTTATATTTTCTATAATGAAAAATGATATAGAATTGGTGAAACAACTCAAAATAGATATTTTTTACATAATATAGATTTAAATGAAAATAGTAAGATAGGTATAATGCCTAAATTTAAAAACAATGATATTAAAAAGTTATTTATATCAAAAAATTAG
- a CDS encoding protein-tyrosine phosphatase family protein has product MGVLSWITKRTKTEIINHLWLGDMHNLPENKDMIINCSIELAKKHFKPQKEKINKFNFYQDGITTYATLPDRPMYRHIDKEFISKILQLMKNSLDMGKKVYMHCIYGVNRSASHVFMYCVKNNLIKGNNYKESRQEFLKIYPDFTPIFGWKKLLKKDYPYNNLTPE; this is encoded by the coding sequence ATGGGTGTTCTTTCTTGAATAACTAAGAGAACAAAAACAGAGATTATTAATCATCTTTGGTTAGGCGATATGCATAATCTTCCAGAAAATAAAGATATGATAATCAATTGCTCAATTGAATTAGCAAAAAAACATTTTAAACCACAAAAAGAAAAAATTAATAAATTCAATTTTTATCAAGATGGGATTACAACATATGCAACATTACCAGATAGACCAATGTATAGACATATAGATAAAGAATTTATTTCTAAAATTCTTCAATTAATGAAGAACTCATTAGATATGGGTAAAAAAGTTTATATGCATTGTATTTATGGTGTAAATAGAAGTGCTTCACATGTCTTTATGTATTGTGTTAAAAATAATTTAATTAAAGGAAATAATTACAAAGAATCAAGACAAGAATTCTTAAAAATTTATCCTGATTTCACACCAATTTTTGGTTGAAAGAAATTATTGAAAAAAGATTATCCATATAATAATTTAACTCCTGAATAG